A window from Musa acuminata AAA Group cultivar baxijiao chromosome BXJ3-10, Cavendish_Baxijiao_AAA, whole genome shotgun sequence encodes these proteins:
- the LOC103999941 gene encoding zinc finger protein CONSTANS-LIKE 3-like, whose amino-acid sequence MPSSRRTRSKARKPKYVSLRRHLSSPPPPRPPPETADPSDMSSAAAPDDCVCRRHQLDLPPLHPEHLDREPNVACLLDDRGVGGEPTLAALLGVDVSSSSGSPSPASLASPSVNWEEDQGGDGDGLARRALRGRERWAYCRASSVPASSSEEEVASSAIGGDGGVDLWRCATPQVLALKLDYEEILAAWSDRGPLYMDGEGPQVVPQLHNHAADHYDSGAFPVLVEVGCGSCNPMKVPEQRACDGDRTAEGSGLSREARVMRYKEKRRNRLFAKRIRYEVRKLNAEKRPRLKGRFVRRKDDDEEEDHL is encoded by the exons ATGCCGAGCTCCCGGCGAACCCGATCGAAGGCCCGCAAGCCCAAGTACGTCAGCCTCCGCCGCCATCTCTCCTCTCCCCCTCCTCCGCGGCCTCCCCCTGAGACAGCGGATCCCTCGGACATGTCCTCCGCCGCCGCTCCCGACGATTGCGTCTGCCGCCGACACCAGCTCGACCTCCCACCCCTCCACCCGGAGCACCTCGACCGCGAACCCAACGTGGCCTGCCTGCTCGATGACCGCGGCGTTGGCGGAGAGCCGACGCTGGCCGCTCTCCTCGGCGTCGACGTCTCCTCGTCGTCCGGCTCGCCCTCACCGGCGTCCCTGGCGTCGCCATCTGTCAACTGGGAGGAGGATCAGGGCGGCGACGGGGACGGGCTAGCGAGGCGGGCGCTCCGGGGACGGGAACGCTGGGCGTACTGCCGCGCCTCCTCTGTCCCCGcctcctcgtcggaggaggaggtAGCGAGCTCCGCCATCGGGGGCGACGGCGGCGTGGATCTGTGGCGATGCGCGACGCCGCAGGTGCTGGCGCTCAAGCTGGACTACGAGGAGATCCTGGCGGCGTGGTCGGACCGAGGCCCTCTCTACATGGACGGCGAGGGCCCCCAGGTCGTGCCGCAGCTCCACAACCACGCCGCCGACCACTACGACTCCGGCGCCTTCCCG GTACTGGTGGAGGTGGGGTGCGGCAGTTGCAATCCTATGAAGGTGCCGGAGCAGCGAGCGTGCGATGGAGATCGGACGGCGGAGGGGAGCGGCTTGAGCAGGGAAGCGAGGGTGATGAGGTACAAGGAGAAGAGAAGGAATAGGCTGTTCGCCAAGAGGATTCGGTACGAGGTGCGGAAGCTCAACGCTGAGAAGCGGCCACGACTGAAG GGCCGGTTCGTGCGAAGGaaagatgatgatgaggaggaggatcATTTATAG
- the LOC135651212 gene encoding protein STICHEL-like 2, protein MAEARRHSVDIPLSRTLVALRRVRSLRDPDTSSLSKIAALVDNMNLETSSCGSSATFGSSNNKHDLRHKGSYHWERRRIVDLGIDSESDNNCLAPDSYIAKSGLAKRSANDTRVQESCGGHMNRSYDSKCVHRCTSQLEKELDSQHGREFEQFEMIGFSSLKQTRYDALRRSYTSKGDVFMRNPGIPWACANETCTSALGHKLLGPATKNVDHVLPNNNGCQVSCCWSRVPKFHDLKLPSDVEGQEFQLNSQINKELDHHVSASYHDSVMNLSEKYRPKSFHELVGQSEVAQSLLDTILKGKIAPIYLFHGPRGTGKTSAARIFAAALNCQSCKEQWPCGCCQECVLVFSGRSRDVTELDASETNHKDVLKVLSESALVPTSSCYKIFIIDECQFLQRNIWSAIYKSIKDLSRQVVFIMITSDPDKLPSGTLSWCQRYHFLNVKSDDIVGRLKKICLEEKLEFEEDALIFLATESNGSLRDAITTLDQLALLGKGIITSLAYELMGIISNDELLDLLHLALSSDTSGTVRRARELISSGIDPMQLTSQLAKFIMDILSGGCQLEPSRFIAEADKEKLKHGLKILVETEKQLRTSKDQSTWLTAALLQFNTGESLPPTNMNPLEAPEKVSYSRDDGPPTVASPKESLKSAITVCNHHISSSKSHYDAARELEDIWRRTIENCQSSSLKRFLWKEGRLSSVHVCEGLAIAELEFCHPDHVSRAEESWELIIGSLQTVLGCKVDIKISLVPINRTAKKKSSISLFCCTGRKQQTSDLTVTNKKDSLLPGTKEETIEFCSSHHKEDLCIKQQLHFNTMYSSNSFDQKVANTNASNGYALVTGNTMVSRTVQDGLSKECKEETDPSMEVCEGGQYVNIQGTEDQPSCFCCTLKFSRSFSANAAHATTLRIKQLDKLNLFNSKKSSSEENFCTDDPYLFCSDTNEQDTYNTEEDNGPSTGSSLCSRLYCCRASMPVEKAGPKRQQDGRPRLVGALWPCAEQASPETATAEQLSPALKQKAKRRP, encoded by the exons ATGGCCGAGGCAAGAAGGCATTCTGTAGATATCCCGCTTTCAAGAACTCTGGTGGCTCTCAGGAGGGTCCGATCGTTGAGAGATCCTGATACGAGCTCGCTGAGCAAAATTGCTGCGTTGGTTGACAATATGAATCTGGAAACAAGCTCGTGCGGTAGTAGTGCAACATTTGGATCTAGCAATAACAAGCACGATTTGAGGCATAAGGGGAGTTATCATTGGGAACGAAGAAGAATAGTAGATTTAGGAATTGACAGTGAGTCTGATAACAATTGTTTGGCTCCTGATAGTTACATTGCTAAGAGCGGATTGGCAAAGCGCTCAGCTAATGACACACGAGTTCAAGAATCTTGTGGTGGCCATATGAACAGGTCTTACGACTCGAAGTGTGTTCATCGTTGTACTAGTCAATTAGAAAAGGAACTAGATTCACAGCATGGTAGGGAGTTTGAACAGTTTGAGATGATAGGTTTTTCATCTTTAAAACAAACTAGATATGATGCCTTGAGAAGATCATATACAAGCAAAGGAGATGTTTTTATGCGCAATCCTGGGATTCCTTGGGCTTGTGCTAATGAAACTTGTACAAGTGCTTTAGGCCATAAATTGTTAGGGCCTGCAACCAAAAATGTTGACCATGTTCTTCCCAACAACAATGGATGTCAAGTCAGTTGTTGCTGGTCTAGGGTACCAAAGTTCCATGATCTAAAACTTCCTTCTGATGTGGAAGGTCAGGAATTTCAGTTGAATTCTCAGATAAATAAAGAATTAGATCACCATGTaagtgcttcatatcatgatagtGTGATGAATTTAAGTGAGAAATATAGGCCGAAATCATTTCATGAGCTGGTAGGACAGAGTGAGGTAGCTCAGTCTCTTCTTGATACCattttgaaaggaaaaatagcacCTATATATCTTTTCCATGGTCCTAGGGGTACAGGTAAGACCTCGGCAGCAAGGATCTTTGCTGCTGCTTTGAATTGCCAGTCTTGCAAGGAACAATGGCCATGTGGATGCTGCCAGGAATGTGTACTTGTCTTCTCTGGAAGGAGCAGGGATGTCACAGAATTAGATGCTTCAGAAACAAATCATAAAGATGTGTTGAAAGTCCTTTCTGAAAGTGCTCTTGTTCCAACTTCCTCATGCTACAAAATCTTCATTATTGATGAGTGCCAGTTTCTGCAAAGGAATATATGGTCTGCCATTTACAAGAGTATCAAAGACCTTTCTCGACAAGTTGTCTTTATTATGATTACGTCTGACCCGGATAAACTGCCTAGTGGCACTCTATCTTGGTGCCAAAGGTATCACTTCCTGAATGTAAAGAGTGATGATATAGTTGGAAGGTTGAAAAAAATATGCCTAGAAGAAAAATTGGAATTTGAAGAAGATGCACTGATTTTTCTTGCTACTGAATCCAATGGTTCTCTTCGTGATGCAATCACCACCCTTGATCAGCTGGCTTTGCTTGGAAAGGGGATAATCACATCTCTTGCATATGAACTA ATGGGAATTATATCTAATGATGAATTGCTTGATCTGTTACATCTGGCGCTTTCATCAGACACTTCTGGTACTGTTAGAAGGGCTAGGGAGCTTATCAGCTCTGGAATTGATCCCATGCAATTAACATCTCAGCTTGCAAAGTTTATCATGGATATTCTTTCTGGTGGATGTCAATTAGAGCCTTCCAGATTCA TTGCTGAAGCTGATAAAGAAAAATTGAAGCATGGGCTGAAAATACTGGTTGAAACTGAAAAGCAGTTAAGGACTTCAAAAGATCAATCCACATGGCTTACTGCTGCACTTCTACAGTTTAATACTGGAGAATCACTTCCCCCAACAAACATGAACCCTTTGGAGGCACCTGAAAAAGTTTCATACTCAAGAG ATGATGGGCCACCGACTGTAGCATCACCAAAGGAGAGTTTGAAAAGTGCCATTACTGTATGCAACCATCATATCTCTAGCTCTAAATCACATTATGATGCGGCAAGAGAACTAGAAGACATATGGAGGAGAACCATCGAAAATTGCCAGTCAAGTTCACTTAAAAGGTTCTTGTGGAAGGAGGGAAGATTGTCATCAGTCCATGTGTGTGAAG GTCTGGCTATTGCCGAACTCGAATTTTGTCATCCTGATCATGTATCAAGGGCGGAAGAATCCTGGGAACTAATTATAGGTTCTCTTCAAACTGTTCTTGGATGCAAGGTGGATATTAAAATCAGTCTTGTCCCAATAAATAGGACAGCCAAAAAGAAGTCATCAATCAGTTTGTTTTGCTGTACTGGTAGAAAGCAACAAACATCAGATTTAACTGTGACAAACAAAAAGGATTCCCTTCTGCCTGGAACAAAAGAGGAGACAATTGAATTTTGTTCATCTCATCATAAAGAAGACTTATGTATTAAGCAGCAGTTGCATTTTAATACCATGTATAGTTCAAATTCCTTTGATCAAAAAGTAGCAAATACAAATGCAAGTAATGGTTATGCTCTTGTCACTGGAAATACCATGGTCAGTAGAACAGTACAAGACGGTCTATCCAAAGAATGCAAAGAAGAAACTGATCCATCAATGGAAGTGTGTGAAGGGGGTCAATACGTGAACATCCAAGGAACTGAAGATCAACCTAGCTGCTTTTGTTGCACTCTAAAGTTTTCAAGGTCTTTTTCAGCTAATGCAGCTCATGCCACCACTCTGAGGATCAAACAACTTGACAAGCTGAACTTgtttaattccaagaaatcatctTCTGAAGAAAATTTTTGCACAGATGATCCCTATCTTTTCTGCTCTGATACAAATGAACAAGATACCTATAATACAGAAGAGGACAATGG ACCAAGTACAGGTTCAAGTCTCTGTTCAAGACTGTATTGCTGCAGAGCTTCAATGCCTGTGGAGAAG GCTGGGCCGAAGAGGCAACAGGACGGTAGGCCTCGGTTGGTTGGCGCGCTATGGCCATGTGCAGAGCAAGCATCACCCGAGACTGCTACAGCAGAGCAACTTTCTCCAGCTCTGAAGCAGAAGGCCAAGCGAAGGCCATAA